In a genomic window of Phalacrocorax aristotelis chromosome 8, bGulAri2.1, whole genome shotgun sequence:
- the ZDHHC7 gene encoding palmitoyltransferase ZDHHC7, giving the protein MQSSGHRFRDVEHHPLLAENDSYDSSSSEADMAERVWFIRDGCGMVCAIMTWLLVVYADFVVTFVMLLPSKDFWYSVINGVLFNCLAVLALSSHLRTMLTDPGAVPKGNATKEYMDNLQLKPGEVIYKCPKCCSIKPERAHHCSICKRCIRKMDHHCPWVNNCVGEKNQRFFVLFTMYIALISAHALILCGFQFFSCVRGQWTECSDFSPPVTVILMIFLCLEGFLFLTFTAVMFGTQIHSICNDETEIERLKSEKPTWERRLRWEGMKSVFGGQPSLLWINPFAGFRIRRLLLRAKKGGPEFSV; this is encoded by the exons ATGCAGTCATCAGGGCACAGATTCCGTGATGTTGAGCACCACCCGCTTCTTGCTGAAAATGACAGCTACGATTCCTCTTCCTCAGAGGCCGACATGGCAGAGAGGGTTTGGTTCATCCGAGATGGCTGTGGTATGGTCTGTGCTATAATGACGTGGCTTCTGGTTGTCTATGCAGACTTCGTAGTGACTTTTGTCATGTTGCTGCCTTCCAAAGACTTTTGGTACTCTGTGATCAACGGTGTTCTCTTTAACTGCTTGGCAGTACTAGCTTTGTCATCGCATCTGAGAACTATGCTAACTGATCCA GGGGCTGTACCCAAAGGAAATGCCACTAAAGAATACATGGATAATTTGCAACTGAAACCAGGAGAAGTGATCTACAAATGTCCGAAGTGCTGTAGTATCAAACCTGAACGTGCACACCACTGCAG tATTTGCAAACGATGTATTCGAAAGATGGATCACCACTGCCCGTGGGTGAATAATTGTGTGGGGGAGAAAAATCAGagattttttgttctgtttacg ATGTATATAGCCCTAATTTCAGCTCATGCGCTCATACTGTGTGGgtttcagtttttctcctgTGTCCGAGGGCAGTGGACTG AATGCAGTGACTTTTCCCCACCTGTAACTGTGATCCTGATGATCTTCTTGTGCCTTGagggttttctgtttctcactttCACTGCAGTCATGTTTGGCACCCAAATCCACTCAATATGCAATGACGAAACG GAGATTGAGAGACTGAAGAGTGAAAAGCCGACGTGGGAGCGAAGACTGCGTTGGGAAGGAATGAAATCTGTTTTTGGGGGTCAGCCGTCACTCCTGTGGATCAATCCTTTTGCAGGCTTTCGAATCAGGCGACTTCTACTGAGAGCAAAGAAAGGAGGACCTGAGTTTTCTGTTTGA